One window of Manihot esculenta cultivar AM560-2 chromosome 17, M.esculenta_v8, whole genome shotgun sequence genomic DNA carries:
- the LOC110605571 gene encoding isoflavone reductase homolog A622, with translation MGDQKSKVLIIGGTGHIGKFIVEASAKLGHPTFALVRETTVSSNPERSKIIHSFKSYGVNLIYGDVHNHEDLVKAIKQVDVVISTVGVELMAEQHKIISAIKEAGNVKRFLPSEFGGDVDLSQVVEPAKDYVELKRKIRRAVEAEGIPYTFIVSNGFAEYFLAGLGQLNAKVPPRDKVVILGDGNTRVILLAEEDIATYTIKTVDDPRTMNKTLYMRPPANVLTFNEIVALWEKKIGKTLDKIYITEEELLKNIQEAPSPLNFILAINHNAFVKGNFDVVVPLGVEACQLYPEVKYTTVDKYLDQFV, from the exons ATGGGTGATCAGAAAAGCAAGGTGTTAATCATCGGAGGGACTGGACACATCGGAAAATTCATAGTAGAAGCAAGTGCCAAACTGGGTCACCCCACTTTTGCATTAGTCAGAGAAACCACGGTTTCATCAAACCCTGAAAGGTCCAAAATCATCCACAGTTTCAAGAGCTATGGAGTAAACTTGATCTAC GGAGATGTTCATAATCATGAAGATTTGGTGAAGGCTATCAAGCAAGTGGATGTTGTAATCTCTACCGTTGGAGTGGAGCTAATGGCTGAACAGCACAAGATTATTTCTGCCATTAAAGAAGCTGGAAATGTCAAG AGATTCCTTCCATCGGAATTTGGAGGAGACGTTGATCTGAGCCAAGTAGTCGAACCAGCTAAAGACTATGTGGAGCTCAAGCGCAAAATTCGAAGAGCAGTGGAGGCGGAGGGGATTCCATATACCTTCATCGTCTCCAATGGCTTTGCTGAATATTTCTTGGCAGGCTTAGGACAGTTAAATGCCAAAGTTCCTCCAAGAGACAAAGTGGTCATTCTGGGAGATGGAAATACCAGAG TAATTCTCCTGGCAGAAGAAGACATAGCAACTTATACAATAAAAACAGTGGATGATCCAAGAACCATGAACAAGACTTTGTATATGAGGCCTCCGGCCAATGTTTTAACATTCAATGAGATAGTTGCTTTATGGGAGAAGAAGATTGGCAAGACTCTTGATAAGATCTATATTACAGAAGAAGAATTGCTTAAGAACATCCAAG AAGCTCCTTCTCCACTTAATTTCATTTTGGCTATCAACCACAATGCATTTGTGAAGGGAAATTTTGATGTTGTGGTTCCTTTAGGAGTAGAGGCTTGTCAGCTTTATCCTGAGGTGAAATACACTACAGTAGATAAATAccttgatcagtttgtttaa
- the LOC110605628 gene encoding phenylcoumaran benzylic ether reductase Betv6 translates to MAEKSKILVIGATGYIGKFIVDASAKLGHPTFAFVRESTASSNPEKSKLIQSFKSSGVTLIYGDIHDHESLVKAIKQVDVVISTVAGLQLPDQVKIIAAIKEAGNVKRFLPSEFGTDVDRVHPVEPAASNFGLKAKIRRAIEAEEIPYTYVVSNGFAGYFLPSLGQPNAQVPPRDKVVILGDGNTKAIIVAEEDVATYTIKAVDDPRTLNKILYMRPSANILSFNEIVALWEKKIAKTLEKIYVPESQLLKNIEDASPPMNLILAVCHSALVKGDATNFEIEASFGVEASQLYPEVKYITVDQFLDKLA, encoded by the exons ATGGCTGAAAAAAGCAAGATTTTGGTGATTGGAGCAACTGGTTATATAGGAAAATTCATAGTAGATGCAAGTGCCAAACTGGGTCACCCCACTTTTGCATTTGTAAGAGAAAGCACGGCTTCATCAAATCCTGAAAAGTCCAAACTCATCCAGAGTTTCAAGAGCTCTGGAGTAACATTGATCTAT GGAGATATCCATGATCACGAGAGCCTGGTGAAGGCGATCAAGCAAGTGGATGTTGTGATCTCTACAGTTGCAGGACTGCAGTTGCCTGATCAAGTCAAGATTATTGCTGCAATTAAAGAAGCTGGAAATGTGAAG AGATTCCTCCCATCGGAATTTGGCACAGACGTTGATAGGGTCCATCCAGTGGAACCTGCTGCAAGCAATTTCGGGCTCAAGGCAAAGATCCGGAGAGCCATTGAGGCTGAGGAGATCCCTTACACTTACGTTGTCTCCAATGGCTTCGCTGGATACTTCTTGCCTAGTTTAGGACAGCCAAATGCTCAAGTTCCTCCTAGAGACAAGGTTGTCATCTTGGGAGATGGAAATACTAAAG CAATTATCGTTGCAGAGGAAGATGTAGCAACTTATACTATAAAGGCAGTGGATGACCCAAGAACCTTGAACAAGATCTTGTATATGAGACCTTCTGCTAATATTTTATCGTTCAATGAGATCGTTGCCCTGTGGGAGAAGAAGATTGCGAAGACCCTGGAAAAGATCTATGTTCCAGAGTCCCAACTGCTCAAGAACATTGAAG ATGCTTCTCCTCCCATGAATTTAATTTTGGCCGTCTGCCACTCTGCATTAGTGAAGGGAGATGCTACAAACTTTGAGATAGAAGCCTCCTTTGGGGTGGAGGCTTCACAGCTTTATCCTGAGGTTAAATATATTACAGTTGATCAGTTCCTTGATAAGTTAGCATAA